One part of the Streptomyces nigra genome encodes these proteins:
- the galE gene encoding UDP-glucose 4-epimerase GalE, with protein MTRGVPVSKPSTVLVTGGAGFLGSHACVDLLDHGYEVIVVDDYSHGSPRVLQRLERIAGRFVGAVYELDVRDRRALSAVFDRHAVDAVVHCAGLRSVSASTRMPVEYYDSNVGATTSLLQAMDEHGVRRLIFSSSCAVYGDAGPGPLDESTPVRPMSPYAASKWACEQILADVCRRRPDYTVLCLRYANPAGAHPSGLLGPDPPGEPDNLLPSLARVAGGRRELLRVFGGDYPTRDGTTVRDYLHIMDAVGAYRLALDHLGDATGMHVFNLGLGEGRSVLEVVAAFSRATGWRVPYEIGPRRPGDVAELVADAGAVTRAWGWRPTRGLDDMCRDAWRFQQLNPYGYGESGRTPSPPGRCD; from the coding sequence ATGACGCGCGGCGTGCCGGTGAGTAAACCGTCGACGGTCCTCGTCACCGGCGGTGCGGGGTTCCTCGGCAGCCACGCCTGCGTCGATCTGCTCGACCACGGCTACGAGGTGATCGTGGTCGACGACTACTCCCACGGCAGCCCGCGGGTGCTGCAGCGGCTGGAGCGCATCGCCGGCCGGTTCGTCGGCGCCGTGTACGAGCTGGACGTCCGGGACCGCCGGGCGCTGTCGGCCGTCTTCGACCGGCACGCCGTGGACGCCGTGGTGCACTGTGCCGGCCTGCGTTCGGTGAGCGCGTCCACGCGCATGCCCGTCGAGTACTACGACAGCAACGTCGGCGCCACCACCTCCCTGTTGCAGGCCATGGACGAGCACGGGGTGCGCCGCCTGATCTTCTCGTCGTCGTGCGCGGTCTACGGCGACGCCGGCCCCGGTCCGCTCGACGAGTCGACGCCGGTGCGGCCGATGAGCCCGTACGCCGCGTCGAAGTGGGCGTGCGAGCAGATCCTGGCCGACGTGTGCCGCAGACGGCCGGACTACACGGTGCTGTGCCTGCGGTACGCCAATCCGGCGGGCGCCCACCCCAGCGGTCTGCTGGGCCCCGATCCGCCCGGTGAGCCCGACAATCTGCTGCCGTCGCTCGCACGGGTCGCCGGCGGCCGGCGGGAGCTGCTGCGGGTGTTCGGCGGCGACTATCCGACGCGTGACGGGACGACGGTCCGCGACTATCTGCACATCATGGACGCGGTCGGCGCGTACCGGCTGGCGCTGGACCACCTCGGCGACGCGACGGGCATGCACGTGTTCAACCTGGGCCTGGGCGAGGGCCGTTCCGTCCTGGAGGTCGTCGCCGCGTTCTCGCGGGCGACCGGCTGGCGGGTGCCGTACGAGATCGGGCCCCGGCGCCCCGGCGACGTGGCCGAACTGGTCGCGGACGCGGGCGCGGTGACGCGTGCCTGGGGCTGGCGGCCGACCCGCGGCCTGGACGACATGTGCCGGGACGCCTGGCGGTTCCAGCAGCTCAATCCGTACGGGTACGGGGAGTCAGGGCGGACGCCGTCTCCACCAGGGCGATGTGACTGA
- a CDS encoding NUDIX hydrolase family protein → MTETTPGWLSTDDLEQARARMPILYVEAVPVRVDDSGEVTSIGLLLRIGPDGTVSRTLVSGRVLHHERVRDALLRHLEKDLGPVALPRVPTALQPFTVAEYFPTQGVTPYHDPRQHAVSLAYVVPVSGDCRPRQDALDLVWFSPQEALSPAVQSEMPGGHGVLLKQALAHVGCVV, encoded by the coding sequence ATGACCGAAACCACGCCCGGCTGGCTGTCCACGGACGACCTGGAGCAGGCACGCGCCCGCATGCCGATCCTGTACGTCGAGGCGGTGCCCGTGCGCGTCGACGACAGCGGCGAGGTCACCAGCATCGGCCTGCTGCTGCGCATCGGACCCGACGGAACGGTCAGCCGGACCCTGGTCTCCGGCCGCGTGCTCCACCACGAGCGGGTGCGGGACGCGCTGCTGCGCCACCTGGAGAAGGACCTCGGACCGGTGGCGCTGCCCCGGGTGCCGACCGCGCTCCAGCCGTTCACCGTGGCCGAGTACTTCCCCACGCAGGGCGTCACGCCGTACCACGACCCGCGTCAGCACGCGGTGTCCCTCGCGTACGTCGTCCCGGTCAGCGGAGACTGCCGGCCCCGGCAGGACGCCCTCGACCTGGTCTGGTTCAGTCCTCAGGAGGCCCTGTCCCCGGCGGTGCAGAGCGAGATGCCGGGCGGGCACGGCGTGCTGCTGAAGCAGGCGCTGGCGCACGTGGGCTGCGTGGTCTGA
- a CDS encoding amidohydrolase family protein gives MPLVDHHCHGVVTGDLDRAGFDSLLTEGEPGPGGSAFDTPVGLSVRRDCAPLLDLPRHAPADAYLARRAELGAAEVNRRFLRAAGVAALCVDTGYTPVPLTTPGQLAKAAGATAHVVVRLEAVAESVAASGVEPDEYADAFHAAVEDAVRRPEVVAVKSVAAYRTGLDLEPARPTDALVTASARQWLTDGGRLSDPVLTRHLLWTAVDLGLPLQLHTGFGDADLRLQRANPVLLTDWLHLIRGAIPVLFLHCWPYQREAAYLAAVLDHVYLDVGLALHHVGPARARAVLAEALEITPFRKLLHSSDAYGLAEFHTLGALAFRRGLGELLQDRVDSDDLSLPDALRIAAWTAGDNARRLYGLSSAEPSADPSAHPTTTERPHSRKV, from the coding sequence ATGCCGCTGGTCGACCACCACTGCCACGGGGTGGTCACCGGGGACCTGGACCGTGCCGGCTTCGACTCCCTGCTCACCGAGGGCGAGCCGGGGCCCGGCGGCTCGGCCTTCGACACCCCGGTGGGGCTGTCCGTACGCCGGGACTGCGCTCCCCTGCTCGATCTGCCCCGGCACGCCCCCGCCGACGCCTATCTGGCCCGGCGCGCCGAGCTGGGCGCGGCGGAGGTGAACCGGCGGTTCCTGCGGGCGGCGGGTGTGGCGGCGCTCTGTGTGGACACCGGCTACACACCGGTGCCGCTCACCACACCCGGGCAGCTCGCGAAGGCGGCCGGGGCCACCGCACATGTGGTGGTCCGTCTGGAGGCCGTCGCCGAGTCGGTCGCGGCCTCGGGGGTCGAGCCCGACGAGTACGCCGACGCCTTCCACGCGGCCGTCGAGGACGCCGTCCGCCGTCCCGAGGTGGTGGCCGTGAAGTCGGTGGCCGCGTACCGCACCGGCCTCGACCTGGAGCCGGCCCGGCCCACCGACGCGCTGGTCACCGCCTCGGCCCGGCAGTGGCTGACGGACGGCGGACGCCTCTCCGACCCGGTGCTGACCCGGCACCTGCTGTGGACGGCGGTCGACCTCGGCCTGCCCCTGCAGCTGCACACCGGGTTCGGTGACGCCGATCTGCGGCTGCAGCGGGCGAACCCGGTCCTGCTGACCGACTGGCTGCACCTCATCAGGGGCGCGATCCCGGTGCTGTTCCTGCACTGCTGGCCGTACCAGCGCGAGGCCGCCTATCTGGCCGCCGTCCTCGACCATGTGTACCTGGACGTGGGGCTCGCCCTGCACCATGTCGGCCCGGCCCGGGCGCGGGCCGTGCTCGCGGAGGCGCTGGAGATCACGCCGTTCCGCAAACTGCTCCACAGCTCCGACGCCTACGGCCTGGCCGAGTTCCACACCCTGGGGGCCCTGGCGTTCCGCCGCGGCCTGGGTGAGCTGCTCCAGGACCGGGTGGACAGCGACGACCTGAGCCTGCCGGACGCGCTGCGCATCGCCGCGTGGACGGCCGGCGACAACGCCCGCCGCCTGTACGGTCTCTCCTCCGCCGAACCGTCCGCCGACCCCTCCGCCCACCCGACCACGACCGAGCGTCCGCACTCCCGGAAAGTATGA
- a CDS encoding glutamine synthetase family protein, whose amino-acid sequence MTTLADPVPGGRPGDVERATALSGELAGRGVHGVVLVYVDTAGIGRVKTVPTAKLPSTAAWGVGMSPVFDTFLADDSVVTTDVLGSPDGDLRLYPDLTALVELAAQPGWAWAPVDRITQEGEPHPACARTFLRRTVREAAERHGVTFRAGIEIEWVFARPPGPDGAFVPAVTAPAYGAARQVELSDCAAELLAALARQGVETEQFHPEYAAGQFELSVAALDPVAAADRSVLVRQTIRAVARRHGLAVSFAPALLGRGVGNGGHVHLSVWREGVNLHAGGDRRHGMRAEAEAFATGVLGRLPSLTAVTAPSPASYLRLRPSQWAGAFTAWGRETREAGLRLVTGTVGRREQTANIEVKPVDLAANPYLALGCLIAAGLDGMTSDARLPEEVTGDPAHLDAREAATLGVRRLPVSLGEAVGEFRTDEVLRGALGPVLADAVTAVREGEIARVDGLDDDGVAAAYRWVY is encoded by the coding sequence ATGACCACCCTTGCCGACCCCGTCCCGGGAGGGCGTCCCGGGGACGTCGAACGGGCCACCGCACTGAGCGGCGAGCTGGCGGGCCGGGGTGTGCACGGGGTCGTGCTGGTGTACGTGGACACGGCGGGGATCGGCCGGGTGAAGACGGTCCCGACGGCCAAGCTGCCCTCGACGGCGGCCTGGGGCGTCGGGATGTCGCCCGTGTTCGACACGTTCCTCGCGGACGACTCCGTCGTGACCACGGACGTCCTCGGCTCCCCGGACGGCGATCTGCGCCTCTACCCGGATCTCACCGCGCTGGTCGAGCTGGCCGCGCAGCCCGGCTGGGCCTGGGCTCCGGTCGACCGGATCACCCAGGAGGGCGAGCCACACCCGGCGTGCGCCCGTACGTTTCTGCGTCGGACGGTCCGGGAGGCCGCCGAGCGGCACGGGGTGACGTTCCGGGCGGGCATCGAGATCGAGTGGGTCTTCGCCCGCCCGCCGGGCCCCGACGGGGCCTTCGTTCCCGCGGTCACGGCACCCGCGTACGGCGCCGCCCGGCAGGTGGAGCTGAGCGACTGCGCGGCGGAGCTGCTGGCGGCGCTGGCCCGGCAGGGGGTCGAGACCGAGCAGTTCCATCCCGAGTACGCGGCCGGGCAGTTCGAGCTGTCGGTGGCCGCGCTGGACCCGGTCGCGGCGGCCGACCGGAGTGTGCTGGTGCGGCAGACGATCCGCGCGGTGGCGCGGCGCCACGGACTCGCGGTGTCGTTCGCGCCCGCGCTGCTCGGGCGGGGCGTCGGCAACGGCGGTCACGTCCATCTGTCCGTCTGGCGCGAGGGCGTCAATCTGCATGCGGGAGGCGACCGCCGCCACGGGATGCGCGCCGAGGCCGAGGCGTTCGCCACCGGGGTGCTGGGCCGGCTGCCGTCGCTGACCGCGGTGACCGCGCCGAGCCCGGCGAGCTATCTACGGCTGCGGCCCTCGCAGTGGGCGGGCGCGTTCACGGCGTGGGGCAGGGAGACCCGGGAGGCCGGGCTGCGCCTGGTGACCGGCACCGTGGGCCGGCGCGAGCAGACCGCGAACATCGAGGTCAAACCGGTCGACCTGGCCGCCAACCCGTATCTCGCGCTGGGCTGTCTGATCGCCGCCGGCCTGGACGGCATGACGTCGGACGCGCGGTTGCCCGAAGAGGTCACCGGCGATCCCGCGCACCTGGACGCCCGGGAAGCGGCGACGCTCGGGGTGCGCCGGCTGCCCGTCTCGCTCGGCGAGGCCGTCGGGGAGTTCCGTACCGACGAGGTGCTGCGCGGCGCGCTCGGGCCGGTCCTCGCCGACGCCGTGACGGCCGTACGGGAGGGCGAGATCGCGCGGGTCGACGGGCTGGACGACGACGGGGTCGCGGCGGCCTACCGGTGGGTGTACTGA
- a CDS encoding SAM-dependent methyltransferase: MSDGHTPSGGSARLNTGVAHNARVWNYWIGGKDNYEVDQQVGEQVAGMFPIIRDIARADREFLGRAVAHVAGERGVRQFLDIGTGLPTADNTHEIAQRIAPESRIVYVDNDPIVLVHARTLLTGTRDGVTAYIDADVHDADAIVERAGETLDFTEPVAVMMLGILNFVLDYDRARDIVRRVMAAVPSGSLLVLTHPTFDAELGGEGQIPAMKFWNENATPPITARSGEDIAAFFEGLELLEPGMVSCAQWRADGSPAPVPQYGAVAVKP, encoded by the coding sequence GTGAGCGATGGCCACACCCCGTCGGGCGGGTCGGCGAGGCTGAACACCGGTGTGGCGCACAACGCGCGTGTGTGGAACTACTGGATCGGCGGCAAGGACAACTACGAGGTCGACCAGCAGGTGGGCGAGCAGGTGGCCGGGATGTTCCCGATCATCCGTGACATCGCGCGCGCGGACCGCGAGTTCCTCGGCCGGGCGGTCGCCCACGTGGCCGGGGAACGCGGCGTACGGCAGTTCCTCGACATCGGCACCGGGCTGCCGACGGCCGACAACACGCATGAGATCGCCCAGCGGATCGCCCCCGAGTCCCGGATCGTGTACGTCGACAACGACCCGATCGTGCTGGTGCACGCCCGGACCCTGCTGACCGGCACCCGGGACGGCGTCACCGCGTACATCGACGCCGACGTGCACGACGCGGACGCCATCGTGGAACGGGCGGGTGAGACGCTGGACTTCACCGAGCCGGTCGCCGTGATGATGCTGGGCATCCTCAACTTCGTGCTGGACTACGACCGGGCCCGGGACATCGTGCGGCGCGTCATGGCCGCCGTCCCCTCCGGCAGCCTGCTGGTGCTGACGCACCCCACGTTCGACGCGGAGCTCGGCGGCGAGGGCCAGATCCCGGCGATGAAGTTCTGGAACGAGAACGCCACCCCGCCGATCACGGCCCGCAGCGGCGAGGACATCGCCGCGTTCTTCGAGGGACTGGAGCTGCTGGAGCCGGGCATGGTCTCCTGCGCCCAGTGGCGGGCCGACGGCTCCCCCGCCCCGGTGCCGCAGTACGGCGCGGTGGCCGTGAAGCCCTGA
- a CDS encoding DUF3140 domain-containing protein, whose amino-acid sequence MTDALELDALWEDFHRVVNMTSQELAAWLRVSDAGETAEPLPDQAGNPTGQHVLAILQKRRTDLTDDDIQVMYDVVDTVSERTDLENEPEPEQTRHRHELMTIGHDPLKP is encoded by the coding sequence GTGACGGACGCCCTCGAACTCGACGCGCTGTGGGAGGACTTCCACCGCGTCGTGAACATGACCTCGCAGGAACTCGCGGCCTGGCTGCGGGTCAGCGACGCGGGCGAGACGGCCGAGCCGCTGCCGGACCAAGCGGGCAACCCGACCGGGCAGCATGTGCTCGCGATCCTCCAGAAGCGCCGCACCGACCTCACGGACGACGACATCCAGGTGATGTACGACGTCGTGGACACCGTGTCCGAGCGCACCGACCTGGAGAACGAACCCGAGCCGGAGCAGACCCGGCATCGGCACGAGCTCATGACCATCGGGCACGACCCACTGAAGCCCTAG
- a CDS encoding Dps family protein gives MAMVTSTLPEAARKVAGDALQDTLVDLLGLSLIGKQAHWAIVGPRFRSIHLQLDEVVTLARTHADTVAERCAAIGVAPDGRPETIAGAFALPGPEAGWLRDTRVVQLVVDALGSAVTRLRERVAATAEPDPVTQDLLITVTGDLEKQRWMFDAENWPSDG, from the coding sequence ATGGCCATGGTCACCAGCACCCTTCCGGAGGCGGCCCGCAAGGTCGCCGGGGACGCGCTCCAGGACACCCTCGTCGATCTTCTCGGACTCTCCCTGATCGGGAAGCAGGCGCACTGGGCCATCGTCGGCCCGCGCTTCCGCTCCATCCACCTCCAGCTCGACGAGGTGGTGACGCTGGCCCGGACGCACGCCGACACGGTCGCCGAGCGCTGCGCCGCGATCGGGGTGGCTCCCGACGGCCGCCCGGAGACGATCGCGGGCGCCTTCGCGCTGCCCGGTCCCGAGGCGGGCTGGCTGCGGGACACCCGGGTCGTGCAGCTGGTCGTGGACGCCCTCGGCTCGGCCGTCACACGGCTGCGCGAGCGCGTCGCGGCGACCGCCGAGCCGGACCCGGTGACCCAGGACCTGCTCATCACCGTCACCGGCGACCTGGAGAAGCAGCGCTGGATGTTCGACGCCGAGAACTGGCCGAGCGACGGCTGA
- a CDS encoding thiolase family protein, translating to MRPVHFAAARRTPIGKLRGALSSVRPDDLAAAVIRGIVADVPALDPARVDDVYWGAANQAGEDNRNVARMAALLAGLPDSVPGATVNRLCASGLEAVTTAARTIAAGEADIVLAGGSESMSRAPFVLPRPDEALPHRIETVDTRLGWRLVNPAMKDLHGLLSMGETAEEVARRHGVSRERQDEFALRSHQRAAEARKNGHFDDEIQPVERPDGVVVDSDECIREDTSYEKLSRLKPVFRADGTVTAGNASPMNDGAAGLLLVSEEALNDLGLESLGRYVAGGSAGVHPDVMGIGPVPATRKVLDRAGWTVADVQEAEFNEAFAAQALAGVDALGIDLDLVNASGGAIALGHPLGCSGARILTTLLHRMRRTGAERGLATMCVGVGQGSAVLVERH from the coding sequence GTGCGTCCCGTCCACTTCGCGGCCGCCCGCCGCACCCCCATCGGCAAACTGCGCGGAGCCCTGTCGTCCGTCCGCCCCGACGACCTCGCCGCCGCCGTGATCCGGGGCATCGTCGCCGACGTCCCCGCGCTGGACCCCGCGCGCGTCGACGACGTGTACTGGGGTGCCGCCAACCAGGCCGGTGAGGACAACCGCAACGTGGCCCGGATGGCGGCCCTGCTGGCCGGACTGCCCGACTCGGTGCCCGGCGCCACCGTGAACCGTCTGTGCGCGTCCGGACTGGAGGCGGTCACGACGGCCGCCCGGACCATCGCGGCGGGCGAGGCCGACATCGTGCTCGCCGGCGGCTCCGAGTCCATGAGCCGTGCCCCCTTCGTCCTGCCCCGCCCCGACGAGGCGCTGCCCCACCGCATCGAGACCGTCGACACCCGCCTCGGCTGGCGGCTGGTCAACCCGGCCATGAAGGACCTGCACGGACTGCTGTCCATGGGCGAGACCGCCGAGGAGGTCGCCCGGCGCCACGGCGTCTCCCGCGAACGCCAGGACGAGTTCGCGCTCCGCAGCCACCAGCGGGCCGCCGAGGCCCGTAAGAACGGGCACTTCGACGACGAGATCCAGCCCGTGGAGCGCCCCGACGGCGTGGTCGTCGACAGCGACGAGTGCATCCGCGAGGACACCTCCTACGAGAAGCTGTCCCGGCTCAAGCCCGTCTTCCGCGCGGACGGCACGGTCACCGCCGGCAACGCCTCCCCGATGAACGACGGGGCCGCCGGACTCCTCCTGGTCAGCGAGGAGGCGCTGAACGACCTCGGCCTGGAGTCCCTCGGCCGCTATGTCGCCGGCGGCTCGGCCGGCGTCCACCCCGACGTCATGGGCATCGGCCCGGTCCCCGCCACCCGCAAGGTCCTCGACCGGGCCGGCTGGACCGTCGCCGACGTCCAGGAGGCCGAGTTCAACGAGGCGTTCGCCGCACAGGCCCTGGCCGGTGTCGACGCCCTCGGTATCGACCTCGACCTGGTCAACGCGAGCGGCGGCGCCATCGCCCTCGGGCACCCGCTGGGCTGCTCCGGCGCCCGCATCCTGACCACCCTCCTGCATCGGATGCGCCGCACCGGGGCCGAGCGCGGCCTGGCCACGATGTGCGTCGGCGTCGGCCAGGGCAGCGCGGTACTGGTCGAACGGCACTGA
- a CDS encoding sulfite exporter TauE/SafE family protein, translating to MDTMTLWQITGWEFAALAGAALLVGFSKTAVSGANTVSLAIFAAVLPARASTGVLLPILIAGDVLAVLTYRRHAHWPTLWRLFPAVAAGVVCGTLFLVWADDGAVRTSIGVILLMMAAVTVWRRRAAEREADPDAVTTRSGRLKARSYGVLGGFTTMVANAGGPVMSMYLLSAGFRKLGFLGTSAFFFLIVNTSKVPFSAGLGLIDGSSLLLDAALVLFVVPGALLGTWAVGRINQRLFEQLVIAATVVGGLQLLLR from the coding sequence ATGGACACGATGACGCTGTGGCAGATCACCGGCTGGGAGTTCGCCGCCCTCGCCGGCGCGGCCCTCCTGGTCGGCTTCTCCAAGACCGCCGTGAGCGGCGCCAACACGGTCAGTCTGGCGATCTTCGCCGCCGTACTGCCCGCCCGCGCCTCCACCGGGGTCCTGCTGCCGATCCTGATCGCCGGTGACGTGCTCGCCGTCCTCACCTATCGGCGGCACGCCCACTGGCCCACGCTGTGGCGCCTGTTCCCGGCGGTCGCGGCCGGCGTCGTGTGCGGCACGCTGTTCCTGGTGTGGGCCGACGACGGCGCCGTCCGCACCTCGATCGGCGTGATCCTGCTGATGATGGCGGCCGTGACCGTGTGGCGCCGCCGCGCCGCCGAGCGGGAGGCCGACCCCGACGCCGTCACCACCCGCTCCGGCCGCCTCAAGGCCCGTTCCTACGGTGTCCTCGGCGGCTTCACCACGATGGTCGCCAACGCGGGCGGCCCGGTGATGTCGATGTACCTGCTGTCGGCCGGCTTCCGCAAGCTCGGCTTCCTCGGCACCTCCGCCTTCTTCTTCCTGATCGTCAACACCTCCAAGGTGCCGTTCAGCGCCGGGCTCGGCCTGATCGACGGCTCCTCGCTGCTGCTGGACGCCGCACTGGTGCTGTTCGTCGTCCCCGGCGCGCTGCTCGGCACCTGGGCCGTCGGCCGGATCAACCAGCGGCTCTTCGAACAGCTGGTGATCGCGGCGACGGTCGTGGGCGGGCTCCAGCTGCTGCTGCGCTGA